In Phyllostomus discolor isolate MPI-MPIP mPhyDis1 chromosome 2, mPhyDis1.pri.v3, whole genome shotgun sequence, the following are encoded in one genomic region:
- the FMNL3 gene encoding formin-like protein 3 isoform X1 codes for MGNLESAEGGPGEPSSVSLLPPPGKMPMPEPCELEERFALVLSSMNLPPDKARLLRQYDNEKKWDLICDQERFQVKNPPHTYIQKLQSFLDPSVTRKKFRRRVQESTKVLRELEISLRTNHIGWVREFLNDENKGLDVLVDYLSFAQCSVMFDFEGLESGDDGAFDKLRSWSRSIEDLQPPSALSAPFTNSLARSARQSVLRYSTLPGRRALKNSRLVSQKDDVHVCILCLRAIMNYQYGFNLVMSHPHAVNEIALSLNNKNPRTKALVLELLAAVCLVRGGHEIILAAFDNFKEVCKEMHRFEKLMEYFRNEDSNIDFMVACMQFINIVVHSVEDMNFRVHLQYEFTKLGLEEFLQKSRHTESEKLQVQIQAYLENVFDVGGLLEDAETKNVALEKVEELEEHVSHLTEKLLDLENENMMRVAELEKQLLQRDKELESIKETYENTSHQVHTLRRLIKEKEEAFQRRCHLEPSARDLEPVGSEALARVGPVELSAGLPASDLDLLAPAPPSEEAIPVPPPPAPPLPPPPPPLPDKCPPAPPLPGAAPSVVLTVGLSAIRIKKPIKTKFRLPVFNWTALKPNQISGTVFSELDDEKILEDLDLDKFEELFKTKAQGPALDLICSKNKTAQKAASKVTLLEANRAKNLAITLRKAGRSAEEICRAVHTYDLQTLPVDFVECLMRFLPTEAEVKLLRQYERERQPLEELAAEDRFMLLFSKVERLTQRMAGMAFLGNFQDNLQMLTPQLNAIIAASASVKSSQKLKQMLEIILALGNYMNSSKRGAVYGFKLQSLDLLLDTKSTDRKMTLLHFIALTVKEKYPDLANFWHELHFVEKAAAVSLENVLLDVKELGRGMELIRRECSIHDNSVLRNFLTTNEGKLDKLQRDAKTAEEAYNAVVRYFGESPKTTPPSVFFPVFVRFIRSYKEAEQENEARKKQEEVMREKQLAQEAKKLDAKTPSQRNKWQQQELIAELRRRQAKEHRPVYEGKDGTIEDIITVLKSVPFTARTAKRGSRFFCDAAHHDESNC; via the exons TGCCCCCGGACAAGGCCCGGCTCCTGCGGCAGTACGACAATGAGAAGAAGTGGGATCTGATCTGTGACCAG GAACGGTTCCAGGTGAAAAACCCTCCCCACACTTACATCCAGAAACTCCAGAGCTTCTTGGACCCCAGCGTAACTCGGAAG AAGTTCAGGAGGAGAGTGCAGGAGTCGACCAAAGTGCTGAGGGAGCTGGAGATCTCGCTGCGCACCAACCACATCGG GTGGGTGCGGGAGTTTCTGAACGATGAGAACAAAGGCCTGGATGTGCTGGTGGATTACCTGTCCTTTGCCCAATGTTCCGTCAT GTTTGACTTTGAGGGTCTGGAGAGTGGTGACGACGGTGCATTTGACAAGCTCCGGTCCTGGAGCAGGTCCATCGAGGACCTGCAGCCACCCAGCGCCCTGTCAGCCCCCTTCACCAACAGCCTCGCTCGCTCTGCGCGCCAGTCTGTGCTCCG gtaTAGCACTCTGCCTGGGCGCAGGGCCCTGAAGAACTCCCGCCTGGTGAGCCAGAAGGATGACGTGCACGTCTGCATCCTTTGTCTCAGAGCCATCATGAACTATCAG TATGGATTCAACCTGGTCATGTCCCACCCCCATGCCGTCAACGAGATTGCGCTCAGTCTCAACAACAAGAACCCAAG GACCAAAGCCCTTGTCTTGGAGCTCCTAGCAGCTGTGTGTTTGGTGCGGGGAGGTCATGAAATCATTCTGGCTGCCTTTGACAATTTCAAAGAG GTGTGCAAGGAGATGCACCGCTTTGAGAAGCTGATGGAGTACTTCCGGAATGAGGACAGCAACATCGACTTCATG GTGGCCTGCATGCAGTTCATCAACATAGTGGTGCACTCGGTGGAGGACATGAACTTCCGGGTCCACCTGCAGTACGAGTTCACtaagctggggctggaggagttCCTGCAG AAGTCGAGGCACACGGAGAGCGAGAAGCTGCAGGTGCAGATCCAGGCATACCTGGAGAACGTGTTTGATGTGGGGGGCTTGTTGGAAGACGCCGAGACCAAGAACGTGGCCCTGGAGAaggtggaggagctggaggagcacGTGTCCCAT CTCACAGAGAAGCTTCTGGACCTAGAGAACGAGAACATGATGCGGGTGGCGGAGCTGGAGAAGCAGCTGCTGCAGCGGGATAAGGAACTAGAGAGCATCAAG GAGACTTATGAGAACACGAGCCACCAGGTGCACACCCTGCGGCGGCTCAtcaaggagaaggaggaggcgtTCCAGCGCCGATGCCACTTGGAGCCCAGTGCCCGGGACTTGGAGCCGGTGGGCAGTGAGGCCCTGGCCCGGGTGGGCCCCGTGGAGCTGAGCGCTGGCCTGCCAGCCTCCGACCTGGACCTCCTGGCTCCAGCCCCGCCCTCCGAGGAGGCCATCCCTGTACCCCCTCCGcctgctcctcccctgccccctccacctccccctttACCAG ACAAGtgtcccccagccccgcctctccCCGGTGCGGCTCCCTCTGTGGTGCTGACAGTAGGCCTGTCAG CCATTCGCATCAAGAAACCTATCAAGACCAAGTTCCGGCTGCCGGTCTTCAACTGGACAGCACTGAAACCCAACCAGATCAGCGGCACTGTCTTCAGCGAACTTGATGACGAGAAGATCTTGGAG GACCTGGACCTGGACAAGTTCGAAGAACTGTTTAAGACAaaagcccagggccctgcccttgACCTCATCTGCTCTAAGAACAAGACGGCACAGAAAGCCGCCAGCAAGGTGACCCTGTTGGAAGCCAACCGTGCCAAGAACCTGGCCATCACGCTGCGCAAGGCCGGCCGCTCGGCCGAGGAGATCTGCAGAGCCGTCCACAC gtATGACCTGCAGACACTACCTGTGGACTTCGTGGAGTGCCTGATGCGCTTCCTGCCCACGGAGGCCGAAGTGAAGCTGCTGCGGCAGTACGAGCGGGAGCGGCAGCCCTTGGAGGAGCTGGCGGCCGAGGACCGCTTCATGCTGCTCTTCAGCAAGGTGGAGCGGCTGACCCAGCGGATGGCCGGCATGGCCTTCCTGGGCAACTTCCAGGACAACCTGCAGATGCTCACGCCG CAACTCAATGCCATCATCGCAGCCTCCGCCTCTGTCAAGTCCTCCCAGAAGCTGAAGCAGAtgctggag ATCATACTTGCACTGGGGAACTACATGAACAGCAGCAAGCGGGGGGCTGTGTATGGCTTCAAGCTCCAGAGCCTGGATCTG CTGCTGGACACCAAGTCCACGGACAGGAAAATGACACTGCTGCATTTTATCGCCTTGACGGTGAAGGAGAAATACCCAGACCTGGCCAACTTCTGGCACGAGCTGCACTTCGTGGAGAAGGCTGCAGCAG TGTCCCTGGAGAACGTGCTGCTGGATGTGAAGGAGCTGGGCCGGGGCATGGAGCTGATTCGGAGAGAGTGCAGTATCCATGACAACAGCGTCCTTCGGAACTTCCTCACCACCAATGAGGGCAAACTGGACAAGCTCCAGCGTGACGCCAAGACGGCCGAG GAGGCCTACAATGCAGTGGTGCGCTACTTCGGTGAGAGCCCCAAGACCACACCTCCTTCTGTATTCTTCCCAGTGTTTGTCCGATTCATTCGTTCTTACAAG GAAGCAGAACAAGAGAATGAAGCCCGTAAGAAGCAGGAGGAGGTAATGCGGGAGAAGCAGCTGGCTCAGGAAGCCAAGAAACTGGATGCCAAG ACCCCATCCCAGCGGAACAAGTGGCAACAGCAGGAGCTAATCGCAGAATTGAGGCGGCGCCAGGCCAAGGAGCACCGGCCTGTGTACGAGGGGAAAGATGGTACCATTGAGGACATCATCACAG TGCTGAAGAGTGTCCCTTTCACGGCCCGTACTGCCAAGAGGGGCTCACGCTTCTTCTGCGATGCAGCCCACCATGATGAGTCAAACTGTTAA
- the FMNL3 gene encoding formin-like protein 3 isoform X3 — protein sequence MGNLESAEGGPGEPSSVSLLPPPGKMPMPEPCELEERFALVLSSMNLPPDKARLLRQYDNEKKWDLICDQERFQVKNPPHTYIQKLQSFLDPSVTRKKFRRRVQESTKVLRELEISLRTNHIGWVREFLNDENKGLDVLVDYLSFAQCSVMFDFEGLESGDDGAFDKLRSWSRSIEDLQPPSALSAPFTNSLARSARQSVLRYSTLPGRRALKNSRLVSQKDDVHVCILCLRAIMNYQYGFNLVMSHPHAVNEIALSLNNKNPRTKALVLELLAAVCLVRGGHEIILAAFDNFKEVCKEMHRFEKLMEYFRNEDSNIDFMVACMQFINIVVHSVEDMNFRVHLQYEFTKLGLEEFLQSRHTESEKLQVQIQAYLENVFDVGGLLEDAETKNVALEKVEELEEHVSHLTEKLLDLENENMMRVAELEKQLLQRDKELESIKETYENTSHQVHTLRRLIKEKEEAFQRRCHLEPSARDLEPVGSEALARVGPVELSAGLPASDLDLLAPAPPSEEAIPVPPPPAPPLPPPPPPLPDKCPPAPPLPGAAPSVVLTVGLSAIRIKKPIKTKFRLPVFNWTALKPNQISGTVFSELDDEKILEDLDLDKFEELFKTKAQGPALDLICSKNKTAQKAASKVTLLEANRAKNLAITLRKAGRSAEEICRAVHTYDLQTLPVDFVECLMRFLPTEAEVKLLRQYERERQPLEELAAEDRFMLLFSKVERLTQRMAGMAFLGNFQDNLQMLTPQLNAIIAASASVKSSQKLKQMLEIILALGNYMNSSKRGAVYGFKLQSLDLLLDTKSTDRKMTLLHFIALTVKEKYPDLANFWHELHFVEKAAAVSLENVLLDVKELGRGMELIRRECSIHDNSVLRNFLTTNEGKLDKLQRDAKTAEEAYNAVVRYFGESPKTTPPSVFFPVFVRFIRSYKEAEQENEARKKQEEVMREKQLAQEAKKLDAKTPSQRNKWQQQELIAELRRRQAKEHRPVYEGKDGTIEDIITVLKSVPFTARTAKRGSRFFCDAAHHDESNC from the exons TGCCCCCGGACAAGGCCCGGCTCCTGCGGCAGTACGACAATGAGAAGAAGTGGGATCTGATCTGTGACCAG GAACGGTTCCAGGTGAAAAACCCTCCCCACACTTACATCCAGAAACTCCAGAGCTTCTTGGACCCCAGCGTAACTCGGAAG AAGTTCAGGAGGAGAGTGCAGGAGTCGACCAAAGTGCTGAGGGAGCTGGAGATCTCGCTGCGCACCAACCACATCGG GTGGGTGCGGGAGTTTCTGAACGATGAGAACAAAGGCCTGGATGTGCTGGTGGATTACCTGTCCTTTGCCCAATGTTCCGTCAT GTTTGACTTTGAGGGTCTGGAGAGTGGTGACGACGGTGCATTTGACAAGCTCCGGTCCTGGAGCAGGTCCATCGAGGACCTGCAGCCACCCAGCGCCCTGTCAGCCCCCTTCACCAACAGCCTCGCTCGCTCTGCGCGCCAGTCTGTGCTCCG gtaTAGCACTCTGCCTGGGCGCAGGGCCCTGAAGAACTCCCGCCTGGTGAGCCAGAAGGATGACGTGCACGTCTGCATCCTTTGTCTCAGAGCCATCATGAACTATCAG TATGGATTCAACCTGGTCATGTCCCACCCCCATGCCGTCAACGAGATTGCGCTCAGTCTCAACAACAAGAACCCAAG GACCAAAGCCCTTGTCTTGGAGCTCCTAGCAGCTGTGTGTTTGGTGCGGGGAGGTCATGAAATCATTCTGGCTGCCTTTGACAATTTCAAAGAG GTGTGCAAGGAGATGCACCGCTTTGAGAAGCTGATGGAGTACTTCCGGAATGAGGACAGCAACATCGACTTCATG GTGGCCTGCATGCAGTTCATCAACATAGTGGTGCACTCGGTGGAGGACATGAACTTCCGGGTCCACCTGCAGTACGAGTTCACtaagctggggctggaggagttCCTGCAG TCGAGGCACACGGAGAGCGAGAAGCTGCAGGTGCAGATCCAGGCATACCTGGAGAACGTGTTTGATGTGGGGGGCTTGTTGGAAGACGCCGAGACCAAGAACGTGGCCCTGGAGAaggtggaggagctggaggagcacGTGTCCCAT CTCACAGAGAAGCTTCTGGACCTAGAGAACGAGAACATGATGCGGGTGGCGGAGCTGGAGAAGCAGCTGCTGCAGCGGGATAAGGAACTAGAGAGCATCAAG GAGACTTATGAGAACACGAGCCACCAGGTGCACACCCTGCGGCGGCTCAtcaaggagaaggaggaggcgtTCCAGCGCCGATGCCACTTGGAGCCCAGTGCCCGGGACTTGGAGCCGGTGGGCAGTGAGGCCCTGGCCCGGGTGGGCCCCGTGGAGCTGAGCGCTGGCCTGCCAGCCTCCGACCTGGACCTCCTGGCTCCAGCCCCGCCCTCCGAGGAGGCCATCCCTGTACCCCCTCCGcctgctcctcccctgccccctccacctccccctttACCAG ACAAGtgtcccccagccccgcctctccCCGGTGCGGCTCCCTCTGTGGTGCTGACAGTAGGCCTGTCAG CCATTCGCATCAAGAAACCTATCAAGACCAAGTTCCGGCTGCCGGTCTTCAACTGGACAGCACTGAAACCCAACCAGATCAGCGGCACTGTCTTCAGCGAACTTGATGACGAGAAGATCTTGGAG GACCTGGACCTGGACAAGTTCGAAGAACTGTTTAAGACAaaagcccagggccctgcccttgACCTCATCTGCTCTAAGAACAAGACGGCACAGAAAGCCGCCAGCAAGGTGACCCTGTTGGAAGCCAACCGTGCCAAGAACCTGGCCATCACGCTGCGCAAGGCCGGCCGCTCGGCCGAGGAGATCTGCAGAGCCGTCCACAC gtATGACCTGCAGACACTACCTGTGGACTTCGTGGAGTGCCTGATGCGCTTCCTGCCCACGGAGGCCGAAGTGAAGCTGCTGCGGCAGTACGAGCGGGAGCGGCAGCCCTTGGAGGAGCTGGCGGCCGAGGACCGCTTCATGCTGCTCTTCAGCAAGGTGGAGCGGCTGACCCAGCGGATGGCCGGCATGGCCTTCCTGGGCAACTTCCAGGACAACCTGCAGATGCTCACGCCG CAACTCAATGCCATCATCGCAGCCTCCGCCTCTGTCAAGTCCTCCCAGAAGCTGAAGCAGAtgctggag ATCATACTTGCACTGGGGAACTACATGAACAGCAGCAAGCGGGGGGCTGTGTATGGCTTCAAGCTCCAGAGCCTGGATCTG CTGCTGGACACCAAGTCCACGGACAGGAAAATGACACTGCTGCATTTTATCGCCTTGACGGTGAAGGAGAAATACCCAGACCTGGCCAACTTCTGGCACGAGCTGCACTTCGTGGAGAAGGCTGCAGCAG TGTCCCTGGAGAACGTGCTGCTGGATGTGAAGGAGCTGGGCCGGGGCATGGAGCTGATTCGGAGAGAGTGCAGTATCCATGACAACAGCGTCCTTCGGAACTTCCTCACCACCAATGAGGGCAAACTGGACAAGCTCCAGCGTGACGCCAAGACGGCCGAG GAGGCCTACAATGCAGTGGTGCGCTACTTCGGTGAGAGCCCCAAGACCACACCTCCTTCTGTATTCTTCCCAGTGTTTGTCCGATTCATTCGTTCTTACAAG GAAGCAGAACAAGAGAATGAAGCCCGTAAGAAGCAGGAGGAGGTAATGCGGGAGAAGCAGCTGGCTCAGGAAGCCAAGAAACTGGATGCCAAG ACCCCATCCCAGCGGAACAAGTGGCAACAGCAGGAGCTAATCGCAGAATTGAGGCGGCGCCAGGCCAAGGAGCACCGGCCTGTGTACGAGGGGAAAGATGGTACCATTGAGGACATCATCACAG TGCTGAAGAGTGTCCCTTTCACGGCCCGTACTGCCAAGAGGGGCTCACGCTTCTTCTGCGATGCAGCCCACCATGATGAGTCAAACTGTTAA
- the FMNL3 gene encoding formin-like protein 3 isoform X5 yields MGNLESAEGGPGEPSSVSLLPPPGKMPMPEPCELEERFALVLSSMNLPPDKARLLRQYDNEKKWDLICDQERFQVKNPPHTYIQKLQSFLDPSVTRKKFRRRVQESTKVLRELEISLRTNHIGWVREFLNDENKGLDVLVDYLSFAQCSVMYSTLPGRRALKNSRLVSQKDDVHVCILCLRAIMNYQYGFNLVMSHPHAVNEIALSLNNKNPRTKALVLELLAAVCLVRGGHEIILAAFDNFKEVCKEMHRFEKLMEYFRNEDSNIDFMVACMQFINIVVHSVEDMNFRVHLQYEFTKLGLEEFLQKSRHTESEKLQVQIQAYLENVFDVGGLLEDAETKNVALEKVEELEEHVSHLTEKLLDLENENMMRVAELEKQLLQRDKELESIKETYENTSHQVHTLRRLIKEKEEAFQRRCHLEPSARDLEPVGSEALARVGPVELSAGLPASDLDLLAPAPPSEEAIPVPPPPAPPLPPPPPPLPDKCPPAPPLPGAAPSVVLTVGLSAIRIKKPIKTKFRLPVFNWTALKPNQISGTVFSELDDEKILEDLDLDKFEELFKTKAQGPALDLICSKNKTAQKAASKVTLLEANRAKNLAITLRKAGRSAEEICRAVHTYDLQTLPVDFVECLMRFLPTEAEVKLLRQYERERQPLEELAAEDRFMLLFSKVERLTQRMAGMAFLGNFQDNLQMLTPQLNAIIAASASVKSSQKLKQMLEIILALGNYMNSSKRGAVYGFKLQSLDLLLDTKSTDRKMTLLHFIALTVKEKYPDLANFWHELHFVEKAAAVSLENVLLDVKELGRGMELIRRECSIHDNSVLRNFLTTNEGKLDKLQRDAKTAEEAYNAVVRYFGESPKTTPPSVFFPVFVRFIRSYKEAEQENEARKKQEEVMREKQLAQEAKKLDAKTPSQRNKWQQQELIAELRRRQAKEHRPVYEGKDGTIEDIITVLKSVPFTARTAKRGSRFFCDAAHHDESNC; encoded by the exons TGCCCCCGGACAAGGCCCGGCTCCTGCGGCAGTACGACAATGAGAAGAAGTGGGATCTGATCTGTGACCAG GAACGGTTCCAGGTGAAAAACCCTCCCCACACTTACATCCAGAAACTCCAGAGCTTCTTGGACCCCAGCGTAACTCGGAAG AAGTTCAGGAGGAGAGTGCAGGAGTCGACCAAAGTGCTGAGGGAGCTGGAGATCTCGCTGCGCACCAACCACATCGG GTGGGTGCGGGAGTTTCTGAACGATGAGAACAAAGGCCTGGATGTGCTGGTGGATTACCTGTCCTTTGCCCAATGTTCCGTCAT gtaTAGCACTCTGCCTGGGCGCAGGGCCCTGAAGAACTCCCGCCTGGTGAGCCAGAAGGATGACGTGCACGTCTGCATCCTTTGTCTCAGAGCCATCATGAACTATCAG TATGGATTCAACCTGGTCATGTCCCACCCCCATGCCGTCAACGAGATTGCGCTCAGTCTCAACAACAAGAACCCAAG GACCAAAGCCCTTGTCTTGGAGCTCCTAGCAGCTGTGTGTTTGGTGCGGGGAGGTCATGAAATCATTCTGGCTGCCTTTGACAATTTCAAAGAG GTGTGCAAGGAGATGCACCGCTTTGAGAAGCTGATGGAGTACTTCCGGAATGAGGACAGCAACATCGACTTCATG GTGGCCTGCATGCAGTTCATCAACATAGTGGTGCACTCGGTGGAGGACATGAACTTCCGGGTCCACCTGCAGTACGAGTTCACtaagctggggctggaggagttCCTGCAG AAGTCGAGGCACACGGAGAGCGAGAAGCTGCAGGTGCAGATCCAGGCATACCTGGAGAACGTGTTTGATGTGGGGGGCTTGTTGGAAGACGCCGAGACCAAGAACGTGGCCCTGGAGAaggtggaggagctggaggagcacGTGTCCCAT CTCACAGAGAAGCTTCTGGACCTAGAGAACGAGAACATGATGCGGGTGGCGGAGCTGGAGAAGCAGCTGCTGCAGCGGGATAAGGAACTAGAGAGCATCAAG GAGACTTATGAGAACACGAGCCACCAGGTGCACACCCTGCGGCGGCTCAtcaaggagaaggaggaggcgtTCCAGCGCCGATGCCACTTGGAGCCCAGTGCCCGGGACTTGGAGCCGGTGGGCAGTGAGGCCCTGGCCCGGGTGGGCCCCGTGGAGCTGAGCGCTGGCCTGCCAGCCTCCGACCTGGACCTCCTGGCTCCAGCCCCGCCCTCCGAGGAGGCCATCCCTGTACCCCCTCCGcctgctcctcccctgccccctccacctccccctttACCAG ACAAGtgtcccccagccccgcctctccCCGGTGCGGCTCCCTCTGTGGTGCTGACAGTAGGCCTGTCAG CCATTCGCATCAAGAAACCTATCAAGACCAAGTTCCGGCTGCCGGTCTTCAACTGGACAGCACTGAAACCCAACCAGATCAGCGGCACTGTCTTCAGCGAACTTGATGACGAGAAGATCTTGGAG GACCTGGACCTGGACAAGTTCGAAGAACTGTTTAAGACAaaagcccagggccctgcccttgACCTCATCTGCTCTAAGAACAAGACGGCACAGAAAGCCGCCAGCAAGGTGACCCTGTTGGAAGCCAACCGTGCCAAGAACCTGGCCATCACGCTGCGCAAGGCCGGCCGCTCGGCCGAGGAGATCTGCAGAGCCGTCCACAC gtATGACCTGCAGACACTACCTGTGGACTTCGTGGAGTGCCTGATGCGCTTCCTGCCCACGGAGGCCGAAGTGAAGCTGCTGCGGCAGTACGAGCGGGAGCGGCAGCCCTTGGAGGAGCTGGCGGCCGAGGACCGCTTCATGCTGCTCTTCAGCAAGGTGGAGCGGCTGACCCAGCGGATGGCCGGCATGGCCTTCCTGGGCAACTTCCAGGACAACCTGCAGATGCTCACGCCG CAACTCAATGCCATCATCGCAGCCTCCGCCTCTGTCAAGTCCTCCCAGAAGCTGAAGCAGAtgctggag ATCATACTTGCACTGGGGAACTACATGAACAGCAGCAAGCGGGGGGCTGTGTATGGCTTCAAGCTCCAGAGCCTGGATCTG CTGCTGGACACCAAGTCCACGGACAGGAAAATGACACTGCTGCATTTTATCGCCTTGACGGTGAAGGAGAAATACCCAGACCTGGCCAACTTCTGGCACGAGCTGCACTTCGTGGAGAAGGCTGCAGCAG TGTCCCTGGAGAACGTGCTGCTGGATGTGAAGGAGCTGGGCCGGGGCATGGAGCTGATTCGGAGAGAGTGCAGTATCCATGACAACAGCGTCCTTCGGAACTTCCTCACCACCAATGAGGGCAAACTGGACAAGCTCCAGCGTGACGCCAAGACGGCCGAG GAGGCCTACAATGCAGTGGTGCGCTACTTCGGTGAGAGCCCCAAGACCACACCTCCTTCTGTATTCTTCCCAGTGTTTGTCCGATTCATTCGTTCTTACAAG GAAGCAGAACAAGAGAATGAAGCCCGTAAGAAGCAGGAGGAGGTAATGCGGGAGAAGCAGCTGGCTCAGGAAGCCAAGAAACTGGATGCCAAG ACCCCATCCCAGCGGAACAAGTGGCAACAGCAGGAGCTAATCGCAGAATTGAGGCGGCGCCAGGCCAAGGAGCACCGGCCTGTGTACGAGGGGAAAGATGGTACCATTGAGGACATCATCACAG TGCTGAAGAGTGTCCCTTTCACGGCCCGTACTGCCAAGAGGGGCTCACGCTTCTTCTGCGATGCAGCCCACCATGATGAGTCAAACTGTTAA